GTCATTTATGGCTAACTGATaccaattttataaaattaatctCCGAGAGAAACATTTTCCTATATATTCATGGTTATAGTTTAAATAACGAATGTTAGATTCTTTGATAACATTCTTGATACAATAAAGATACAGCTCACGCTGAGCTAGAGATAGGTTGATTTCTCATGATTATATCAAGTGTAATTGTACCGAACTATATTTAccttttaatgaaattttattattaaaaaaaaagatacaGAAACATGGCAATGCGTGAAAACTAAAGCCTTTTATTCCTTTATTTATTCCAAATAAACACAGTAACATAAAGTCCATTAACGCCTCTTGGACCTTGAAGCTATTTGACACCATCCTTATATCTCGTTGAAGAAATACCATCAAGAAAGTATAGGAACGAGATAGCTTGATAGGAATTAGCTAGCTAGTCTCAACCGCGGACCAAGAATTTGCTGCAACCCAGTCAAACGCAACAGGACTCAAGAAAGCATCAGGTATGCCGAAAGCAGTGACCAAGGCGAGTGCATAAGGTCGTATCTCACTGCAAAGTTTCGAAACTTCCTTCCTAATCGTAGCAGCATGCTCTGTGGATAAGTAACCATATCGGAGAAATGCAGCATCTTCGTCTAATGTAACCGAGACGTACATTGATCTCATAAGTCCCAATATTTTCTGCCATGTAGAAAAAACAACCAAGTTAGAGAAACATTCTTTGATATTATCTTCCATTTGCATGCGCTGCGTGCAAGTACAATAAATATTGATCCAAGTAAAGGTATTTGATTGTCAGATTGTTGTCACTGGGGTAATCATATCAGAGCTTATGAGATCTGCCATACACCCTCTCAGTTCAAGGTATTTCAAATCTATTTGATCATTtgaatgaatttatattatgttaattTCAAATCCACCATTTGTTAGTTTAATTAAAAACATAATGACAATTAAGAAAGATTTGAAATATATCCAAGACTAGTGTTATTTCAAATCCATTCTTCAAATTATTCCCAAAATCGAATATATAATCTTAactaaaaatgaaatgaaatgtcCAACATATGGATATCCGgggaaaaatttttaaaaaaaatatagaggGTTGTTtaggaaataaataaaatctatGGCGTGGAAAGATAATGGTTTTGCTCAAATAAGGACAATGTAGTTTTTTTATGCATCATATGTCCAACTACAAAATATGTTCATGTGACAAAACCGTTGACTCATGGCTCTTGGGCGACCGCAAACATAAACCCAATATGGTAGAAGATACAAGCTGAAGATTTGAAATGAATGCATAAGAACACACCAATTCAAATAAGAAATATAACGAACTAGCCACAAGGAGGACAGCTTGGTATATCTTGTGATTGGATGTATCTATCAAGATTTTTCTCAAACAAATCTTTCAGTAAATGAATCTTTTCTATCTCGATGCACATTTCACACTGCTGATACTATGTGTAGTCGTAAGAGCTGAAAAGTAAGAAATATAGCAGGTATCATTATATAAAAGTAATGAAAGTCGAGATTGCCACAAACCTTGAGATGGGTGTCTGTTGTATTGTTCTCTGCTTCTATACATGTCTGTAGAATTGTCCGGTCAGAGAACGCTCGTCCTAAATCTTCCGCGAGTTGATAATTCTGAGGAAAAATGAAATGTAAGAGTGGAACAAAAAGCAATAAACTAGGACATTTTGCAAGTAATTTCGGTCGAATTCATATTTACCGCATTAAAGGCATACTCTTTGCTTTCTCCTTGAGATTGGAAGTTAGAGACTTCTTCAGCAAAGCGGTTCAGTAGATCTCTCTCTCTCAGGCAGAATACATCATTCTGTTACGGGtgaaataaatacaaaaaaaacaCAGGAAATCTTAAGAAAGAAGAAACTGGAATAGCACGCTTTAACTTTACCTGAAACTGAACACTTCGAATGGTGGAACCCGTTAGCTGAGAAGGAATTGTAGGAGAAGATTTATTCATATGTCCAAGTCCCAATTCTTTATACGGTTTGTTTCTCTTTCTAGCCATCACATACTCTGCAAGCAGTGCTTTGCTAACCTATAATGTCAATTTTTCAATAGGAATTTTGCTGTGATGCTAAAAGTTATAACTGATAATtagattatatattttaaatattttaaatcgtacatcaataaaaaaataatattatacacCTGCTGCATAAGGACATTGTTATCACCCTCAAAAGTAGATTGTACATCATATTCGCCTTTCAGCTGGCCAATACGATTTTCAGTTTTCAATCCTTGTCCACCACATGCCTCGCGGCATTCCTAGATCAAAATAGCCCTAATATGTAAGCGGAGAAATTATTACCACCTGAAAACGCAACTACGATCATACATGGTACCTGAAGAGTCCGCATGTTATGCCATGTAAGAATAGCCTTCAATGCACTAGAGACAACGTGAATTGTTTTAATTAACTGAGGAGTTCTCTTAATGTATAGCAGCTTCAAGTAGTTAGCAGCAAAGCTCGAAGCATATCTGCAACACCCGAATGAGCAGCTCTAAGAGGATGAATATTTACTAAGAAAACTAATAGATGTAGCAATTTAATTCTTCCATTGataatattgttttcaaactttcATTCTATGGGATATGAACGTTAAACACGTCATAGGGAAAAATAGAGACATACTATCCGTTTAAACTCGGGAGAAAGACATGTATCATGTCATGTGGTAGTCGTCGTCAATCAATGTTGATTTCAATTCTCAAATATAAATATCTTCTAAAAGATTGCCACTTTCCCTTCCACAAAAGAGGAGCAGCGCAACATAAAAATTGTGGCAACTTAAACAAAAACTTGAAAAGTTAATAGAGAAAGTAACACCAATGATTGATAAGTTTGTAAGCGTGGTAAACTGAACAATTTCATTCTTCCAAATGATTTGAATGGCATTAACCAAAATATAAACGATAATAAACAGCAAGCTAGTTAATGGAATTCTCACGTTTTTGCAAGTAGAGGAAGAAGACGTCTCTGATGACTTGGATAATCAAGCAAAAGAACTTCATCATCTTTTGGTGCAACAGAAAATGCTCTTCTGGTTAACGAATATCTGATAGCAATAGCTAGGCTAATCTGACGAGAAAACATAACCATCTTAATACATAAACTCCAAAGCGAAAATATCATGCTTATATTATATTTCTAAGCAGAGTTACTAAAAAAATGCAACACAAATCTCCAGGCGTTGTGCACCTTTGCTGAGTAAATTGCACTGACTGCAATAGTGACGCGCCCAGATGTCAAAGGAGCCATGAATGCACCAAACCTCTGgagtgaattaaaaaaaaaaagtcaatgcAATTAACAGAACTTTTGGCAAAAAATTTTGTCAGGAacatataaacaacaaaatttcatttttaatcatgtAATTCTGTTAGATTAAAGTTTTTGTGGACATAAAAAGTTTGAGCTGTCGTTTATTCCATATTCTATTTGTGGAAAAGTCAAGTCCAGCACAAACTCGGCAAAGAAGAAAACTACAAAGAGATTCTAGCAAATCCATCATACTGTAAAGAGCTTAGTTGCGTTGGTGAAGTTAAATCAATAAGGGTCGAGGACTGAGATGTTCCGTTAAGGATAAGGAACAAAGCTTCAAGTTGTATAGAAGTTATCTAAAGAGTTGTACCAATGCTAGGGGTGTATTCAATATAGgagatttattgacttttaattacttttgtagattttaaaagtctaaataTATTCAACTAAGACTTTTACATACTCTACAGAAGTCTAgtggtattcaaaatagactttcatagagttttaaaaagtcaagtggtattccacattgacttttaaaaaatctatagtattctataggtattcaaattttccatagacttttaataacttcatggaattcaataacatacaaacattaaagcctaaggtacaactataaattgtaaaaaattgtatttggtttaactcaaagatttggatggatttttaaaacttataaCTCATACACAaactatttatttttctctctgTCGCTTCACATCATCTTTCTTGTTATCTTCTCTCCTCTCATCTATCTCTATCAgtctctcaaattttcgaagtgtatcactatatatatttcatctttccttttcaaatttttcattttttggttgattgttcatttaataattttttattttaatatcacagaaaattttgaattctagaattgattttgtgatttttaatttataatttatacaaataatgtaatatttaataataataaaagatgatccaaaaatttgttgcttaattcttaataattgaatagtcTCGTAACaaccatgattttttaaattcattttagcattttcaattaatatgtaagctatgatatttttatacaaaattatattcacacaatattaaataatattcttttcacatgtatattatcaatttaaaaacaaggttacagattaatcaattaatgtattttaaaaaatttacaaacttgcatacaaacccacatatatacacatgtaAAGATTAAAtggtttaacttttaa
The sequence above is a segment of the Primulina tabacum isolate GXHZ01 chromosome 6, ASM2559414v2, whole genome shotgun sequence genome. Coding sequences within it:
- the LOC142549042 gene encoding acyl-coenzyme A oxidase 3, peroxisomal-like, translating into MEKVNFRTRVLSRHLQNHSHLGSSAAISASPCLSYTPPEVYEQPFSFDVNSMRKLMDGHNLEDRDWLFNLMVQSNLFNPRSRGGKVFVVPDYNQTMEQQREITMKRIQYLLDHGVFEGWLTGKGYEAEMRKFALLEVIEIFDHSLAIKVGVHFFLWGGAIQFFGTNRHHDKWLRATENYLIKGCFAMTELGHGSNVRGIETVTTYDSGTGEFVINTPCESAQKYWIGGAANHATHTVVFSQLHIDGNNQGVHAFITQIRDADGSICPNIRIADCGHKIGLNGVDNGRIWFDNVRIPRENILNSVADVSPEGKYLSAIQDPDQRFGAFMAPLTSGRVTIAVSAIYSAKISLAIAIRYSLTRRAFSVAPKDDEVLLLDYPSHQRRLLPLLAKTYASSFAANYLKLLYIKRTPQLIKTIHVVSSALKAILTWHNMRTLQECREACGGQGLKTENRIGQLKGEYDVQSTFEGDNNVLMQQVSKALLAEYVMARKRNKPYKELGLGHMNKSSPTIPSQLTGSTIRSVQFQNDVFCLRERDLLNRFAEEVSNFQSQGESKEYAFNANYQLAEDLGRAFSDRTILQTCIEAENNTTDTHLKKILGLMRSMYVSVTLDEDAAFLRYGYLSTEHAATIRKEVSKLCSEIRPYALALVTAFGIPDAFLSPVAFDWVAANSWSAVETS